The Oncorhynchus mykiss isolate Arlee chromosome 14, USDA_OmykA_1.1, whole genome shotgun sequence genome segment TGGACTTTCTGATCTGAAACCATTGACTGTACATAGTCTCGAACACGGCCACTGATAAGGGGGAAAAGATTATCTTCTTGACTTACCATCGCACTATTTTGACAGGGTCCTTTTTTGGCATGATATGGTTGAGCCATGACTCAATGTCTGGAAACTGGTCCAACAGCTGGTTTTTGATGCCTTTGATTACAGAGGTCTTCAGCTGAATACAGTTGGAAACATTTTCCTTCTCATCAAATCTGAAACGAGACAATAGAAACACATTCATGTTAGTTTGACCCTTCATTCAAATGAAAGCTAATCAAGAGTTATCAGTTGATAAGTCTATTTGGAAGACTAAGAACATgttatagttagctagctaagtggctatagttagctaactagctgccTGGTCATGTAGATAGCAAGTTAGCTAGGGAAATCATGCGTAATACCTACTTCTTAAACATCCTCGTTGGTCGCGTTTGCTGTGTTCTTCTCTACCTAGACAAGTCTATTATTTTTGCTTGATGTTTGACTTTAATGAACAAAAATCCAATAACATGTATTTCAATTCAATAGTCTCCCCACGCCTGTTTCGCAGTTTATAGGCAGCAAGTGACGTCAACTTGCGACATGCATGCGACAGTTTCGAACGAAATACGGCAGGATCCGAACCCGAAGGCCCCATTCGAATATTTTAAAGAtgagtccttccttccttcctcccttctttCTATACTTTATTCTTTTCCATGTCCTTTCTATATGTTGAAAATACGTTGTAAACCATAACTTTTGACAGTAAACCAGAAAACTTAGGAAAACATAGTTGGGTTACTTGGGTACATTAAAGCACACTATTAGACCATGTCAGAAGATTTTACTACATGTagcaggcaggtagcctagtggttagtgcgttagactagtaaccgaaaggttgcaagatcgaatccccgagctgacaaggtaaaaatgtcgttttgcccctgaacaaggctagGAACTCACTGTTcctcggccgtcattgaaaataagaatttgctcataactgacttgcctaataaaaTGGAAATACATTTACACCATCTCTGGCGCCATCTTGCGGTACATGACAGTTGTACAGCTAAATAAAGCTTGCTAAGTAGCATAGCCACTTTTGCAGGTCGTCATTAGTTACTACAGACACAAAGTCCTAAACCCCgcccatttctacaatttatcctctgaaatgtattattttaaacctaaccctaaccccactgctaaccttatgcctaactctaaccttaaattaagattaaaagcatacattttatttttattttatggcTGTGCTAACTAGTGGAAACCACTTTTGCAGCAGTAACATGTGGGTAAAGCACTTCCGGTAGGTCATGGAATCGCTTGTAGAAGGTACGTTTTGATATTGAACTTCCCAGGTGTTATGGCAATTTAACACTTGATACATTACATTTTTCGGCTAGAAATAAGTCTCTATTGGATGCCGACAAAACTAACTACCGCTCCACAACGTGGATATTAAAGAGAGGCCAAGCAATAGGAAGCAGTAATCAACCATCTTTCTTCTGCCAGCAGAAATAACAAGAACAGTGAGAGGGTCCAAGTCATTGAGCTGGTCCAAATGGGGCTGTAGTTTGCAATGTATTGTCTGTTTCTTAGCTAGATACTTGTAAAAGACCGGACGACTCGGTTGGAATATAGCAAGATAAACCTTGGAATCGCGACTTGTTAACCCACGGCACATCTGGAGGTTTATGATTAGTAGACTGGCTATAGCTATTAgaatttgtattcattttttcATGTTTCCAATAGGTTTACCTTCCCCTAATCCCCCACCGCCAACCCAAGAGGCTAGACCAGCAGCTTCAGATGTAAATAACGACAGCAGTATCACGCCTTCGAAGAAGAGGAAAATAAACAGTTCTGAGAGGGAAGACATTGATTCAATCTCTTCATCTCCTAAAACCACAAATTATTCATCTTCCTCCTGCACCTCCACTTCGCAACACATtcagaagaagttgaggttcgaAGATTCAGTAGATTTCATTGGACTGGATGTGAAAATGGCCGAGGAGTCGTCTGCATCGTGTTCTTCTAACAAgatgaaaacagtttttttggctGGGGGTGTTGGGCACCATGCAAACGGGCTGACGAAAACGGCAGGCTCCACTACCTTCTCCAACAGCAAACCTGGCGCTGCAAAGAAACTagtcatcaagaacttcaaaggTAGTGTGATATTCAAAACATTCTAGTGATGGATGGATGCAAGGAATTGCTTGCTGTAATCCCATTTGTCCCTTATAGTGAACGTTTCTTTTAAAATTGTGTTAATTACTTGGCCTTGCCTAAAGTATGTGCTTTAGTCTGGCTAATCTATGCAATTTTACAGTTGAATATGTGTCATTGTAAAATAGGTgcttcgagccctgaatgctgacagccatggtatatcaaaCCGTATACCAcggatatgacaaaacatttatttttactgctctaattacaccGGTAACCACTTTATAGtcgcaataaggcacctcgggggtttgtggtatatggccaatataccacggctaagggctgtatccaggcacgcCGCGTTGCGCGTAAGAACAGCACTTAGCCAGTGACCATatgccacaccccctcgggcATTATTGCTTAGTTATAAAATGCACAATGATACACTACTATTTAAATGCCTGACATGATGTAGTTCATTTGTGTGAATATTGTAATTTTTTTAGATGTTAGACTGattatgtgtaaaaaaaaaaaaagacaaaaaaaaaacaacaacaaaaaaacagtggTACAGATAAAAGAATGACACATCAGAGAATTACTGTTCTGAAACtgcttccctgtctctctttcattttcttcACAGAAAAGCCCAAATTGCCAGAGAACTACACACACGAGACCTGGCAAAAGCTAAAGGAGGCGGTTGAGGCCATTCAGAACAGCATTTCAATCAAGTACAATCTTGAGGAGCTCTACCAGGTACCTCAATGCTGCACCGGCCTCATTTCCCTTCAGAACAGCCCTGGGTCATGTTCACataatattttatttgtcacatgctttgtagacTAACAGTGCTTACTTACGGGTTGTttttcaacaatgcagagttaaagataataaatataaatacacaGTGACTAACAAATAACAATGACGAGTAAAAACAACATGGCATTTGGCACCaaacctggacttgtccaataagaagtgCTTGTTTTCATTGACCAATGCAAAATGTTTTATGCTCCCTGCCCTAATGAAAACTACTCTGTGGTTGTGGTTATTATGATGATTGGCCACAGATGGGAAGCCCTCCTCCTCTGTGACCTTGACTTCTTATTCAAACCTATGATTTTGCAGTCAGTAAGCTAAACAGTCTTAACAAACAAGCTATTTTTTTCTTCATGTCTCTAGGCTAGTATCTTGCGAAAGAGCTTGACAATAATTTGTGTGATATGTCTGCACTGTTTAATAGCTGTGTTGAGTTATGGGATGTTTAGATTACTTGGTGGCGGTGTCTTCTGTAGGATATTACATTCATAGATAATCAGTGTTTTAGCCCTGAAATGTAATAAACTCTTTAAGCACTCTCCTTTCTGTTTGTTGTTTTAGGCTGTGGAGAACCTCTGCTCCCATAAGATATCAGCCAAGCTCTACAAACAACTGCAGGTTGTGTGTGAAGACCACATCAAGGCACAAATCGATCAATTCAGAGAATATCTTTTTCTGTGTGTGTAAATAGATGGTACTAGAAAGATGGTTGAATATATGTTTAGACACTGCTTAATCCTTGATCACTCAATGTAGGCTTTCATAAGTCTAATTATTTTGTTCAAGTATTTACTAGGGGATAGCTTTTGTCCTTTGAACTACAGAAACTGAAATCATGTTCTTATGAAGGTTGATATTGAATGCATGTCTTTTTAATCATGTGTACTGAAAGGACGCTGCGGCTGCTTTGTGTTGTTATGCATATGAAACCTGCTACATCCTTGACTCAGTGCTCACGGATGCACTGGACAGTACACTCTTCCTGAAGAAAATAGACAAGTGTTGGCAAGATCACTGCAGACAAATGGTATGTCTAGGACTCTGTCCTTGATAGGATGTAATTTGATTCAATCGCATTCAAACAATTTCCTATAAAGGATTTCTTTCCTCTTTTACAGATCATGATTAGAAGTATATTTTTGTTCTTGGACCGCACCTATGTTTTACAAAATTCAATGCTCCCGTCAGTCTGGTGAGTTTCTCTCCCTCAAATAAAAATTCTGTAGAAAACATTGTTCAATTTCTAACTGTGTTCTGTCAATAGTAATTGGCTTTGGTTCATATTAATATCACCCCTCTTCCCTTCAGGGACATGGGCCTGGAGTTGTTTAGGTTTTACATTATCAGCGACATGAAGGTCCAGAGCAAGACCATCGACGGAATCCTGCTGCTCATCGAGAGGGAGCGCAGCGGCGAGACCGTCGACCGTAGCCTGCTGCGGAGCCTATTGAGCATGCTTTCTGACCTGCAGGTATGGCTACGCCCCTTCACACAGGGTATGGGAAAGCCTACTCAGTGGATTTCTTGTCCTATTCGCCCGGTTAATCAACCCTTAGCCCCTAccccagtggttcccaaacaagGGGTCTTGAACCCATGTGGGGTCATCTGATGAAAATAGGGTCACATGAGAATTTCCAAAATCCtgaaggaaaaaaatatataccaaAAAtttaaacgcaacaatttcaacaattttatttacagttcatataaggaaatcattaaattgaaataaataaattaggccctaatcaatggattttacatgactgggcaggggcgcagccatgggtgggcctggtagggtagaggcccacccacttgggagccaggatTAGTTTTTCCACACACAAacgctttattacagacagaaatactcctcagtttcatcagctgtctgcgtggctggtctcagacgatcccgcaggtgaaaaagCCGTACATGGAGGTCTAGGGCTGGTATGGCTACACGTGGTCTGGGGtcgtgaggccggttggacatactgccgaattctctaaaacgatgttggagacAGCTTgtggaaaataaattaacattaaattgtctggcaacagctctggtggacattcctgcagtcagcatgccaattgcacactccctcaaaacttgagacttcattgtgttgtgtgacctgCACATTTgagtggacttttattgtccccagaacaaggtgcacctgtgtaatgaccatgctgtttaatcaatgctcactaacagggatgtaaacaaatattttagagaagtaagctttttgtgtgtatggaacattttgggtatcttttatttcagctcatgaaacacttgAATCATTCCCATGGTGAAAGGCTAGGACCGCGACGCACACTATTGCAGAGACTTTTATATTTTCGGCGGCAATTgagatggtgaaaaaaatgtGTGGTGAGGCACATAAACTCTTATCATTACCTATGTCGGATAACTGGTAAACAAAGAATTTATGCTATTGCTAGCAATCAAGCGTAAAGTCTGACTGACTCAAGCTCCCCAGCTTATGCTTTCCAAATGGGCGTGAGGGCCAAGATGCACATGCGTTGACTTTTGTCGGGGATGTTATTCATGAAGACATATTGTTCTGTCCCACGATTCCTGAGCATGAAACAGCATAGCGGATGTTGGGATCGAATGGTGGGCTTTTGCACAGATGGGGCTCCATCTACAGTATGGCGGGCAGGCCTctgcactctagttatgaatgtgttttcctctgccatatggacacattgtaTGATACACCAAAAAAAACTGCCGGCAAAAGAGCTGAGCACAGAACTCTGAGATACTGTATATGGCAGCAGGTAACTTTTGATTGTAaactacatcaaaccacatccacTGTAGGCACACGTGTTCACAACTGTGGAAATatgggatcagagcatgacaatgtTCTATTTCACACTGAGGTTTGGTGGTTATAGAGGGGGAGTATTGGAAATATTTTTCTCATTGGAAGAGCAGTTTGGTACCTACTTCCCAATCCAtttgactgtgatcctggctcagTTGACATGCCGGTAAGTGAAATCGAACAGTTGATCGAGCTGCCATGTGCTCGAATGCAGCAGACAACGCATTCACGGGTCACTACAGAGGGGATTTGGTTCCTGACTCAAAGGGAATGCCCTGCTGTCTCCCTTTGAGAATTAATGTCGCGTTCAAAACGActcggaaatctccgacttcagtgcgttcaagacaactgggaactctgaaagaAACGAGCGCAGACTTGGAAAAAtcattttgaatggtcatccaactcagaattcctagtcgggaactcaggcctcttttcATAGACTTTCTGACCTAGAAGATCActaacgtcatgatttgaccttgtatttttcagttcccagttgtcttgaaagcaccgtAAAACTCATGGTAGGCTACCTTTCACCAGCTCATATCTGTATGAAGCTTGATTCGGTGCTCTCAACtgcattaaaaaaacaaatatcgacccaggttggatgtgacagcagagatgagatgCGCCCTGTCGACCACGGCCCCTGACTGAAAAATTCCGACGCGACATGCATCAAGCACATccatctcattagtggtggtgagataagaGAGATTATGTCTGAATAATTTGCATTTGACTGTCATAGCCCCACATTAAAAGTATGTGATGGTGAGTTGAAGACAATCAGaattactgttagaatggttttAAATTGACTGCCAAAGccccaaataaaataaaagtaaacATTGGCTGTTAATTACATTGTTTTCACATGGTTTGGGTCGTGAGaattttcagatatcaaaatggggtcCTGGGCCAAAAACATTTGGGAACCCCTGCCCTACTCCCTAAGCATTTGTTTAGATCAGAAAGGATTGGACAGGTATATGAAAGCTGTTTCTTGTAGCTATCCATTTCTTCCAGATGTGCAGGGTGGATAGGGGTTGATCCTGCACTATGATATCCCTTTGATATTGCCAACCACTTCAACTTTTTTGGTGACAAGATTAGCACACTTGCATGCAAACAACTAATTCTGAGCCTTCATATTCATGCATAATGGACCAAATAATCAAAGACAATCACTGTAGTTTTGAGTTCTACAAAGTGGGTGTGGAAGAggtgattatttaaaaaaaaatctgtctatAAGTAAGGACAATCTACCATGTACCAAAAAACTGGATGGTATATTTGCTGAAATTGGTTGCGGAATACATTGTGACTCatgtttgccacatcttcaatttaagcctagaagacagtgtgtgccctcaggctactggggtgtcaggtagcctagtggttagagcattggacaagtagccgaaaggttgcaagatcgaatccccgagctgacaaggtaataatctgttgttctgcccctgaacaaggcagttaacccactgttcctaggctgttattgaaaataagaatttgttcttaactgacttgcctagttaaataaaggttgttgttgtttttttaaatggagggagggagggaggctattcttgctacccaagaatagcagAGCACTCTTTAATCGTTCAAACAGCCAACCAAAAGTGCTTagcaaacttttggaaaaaatggtgtttgatcaAATACAAAGTTATTTTACagaaaacaaatgaacaacttTTAGCATGCTCGGCACTGACACAAATGGCTAATGATTGGCTGAAAGACATGTATAGTAAGaatgtgggagctgttttgttagacttcagttcAGCTtttgatgttattgatcataATCTATTGTTGAAAACAGAGGATTTttgttaatggaagcctctcatgCAATTTCAAttgagtgtggtgtaccgcagggcagccggctagggctgttattgttttctgtttttacaaCTGACCTTCCACTGACCTGgaataaagcctgtgtgtctatgtatgctgacGACTCAACAGTATGCGCATCGGCTGCAACCGTAAAATAAATGAGACACTTAACATAGAgctccagtcagttttagaatgggtaactggcaataggctggtgctaaatatctcaaaaactaaaagcataatTTTTGGGACAAATCACTCGCTCAACGCTAAACCTCGTTTAGATCTATTATTGAATAATGTGgctattgagcaagttgaggagactaaccTGCTAGGTGTAACCCTAGATAGCAAGctttcatggtcaaaacatactcAATGGTTGCTAAAATGGGAAAGGTTTGTCCATGATTGGGCATTGCTCTGCCTTCTTGACATCCGTGTCGACCagactggactactgcccagctgTGTGGTCATGTAAGGCAAAGAAAGACACAGGACAATTGCAGTTGGTCCAGAACAAAGCAGAACGTATCGCACTTAGATGTACACAGACAGAAAGTGTCAGTAACATGCATGTCAGTCcctcctggctcaaagttgaggagagattgactgcatcactattggtctttgtgagaggcattgatgtgttgaaggtaccgaactgtctgttcaagcagcatcatggtttgggcctgcttttcttcagcagggacagggaagatggttaaaattgatgggaagatggatggagccaaatacaagaccattctggaagaaaacctgatggagtctgcaaaagacctgagactgggacggacatttgtcttccaacaagacaatgatccaaaacataaagcaaaatctacaatggaatggttcaaaaataaacatatccaggtgttcgaatggccaagtcaaagtccagacctgaatccaatcgagaatctgtggaaagaactgaaaactgctgttcacaaatgctctccatccaacctcactgagctcgagctgttttgcaaggaggaatgggaaaaaatgtcagtctctcgatgtgcaaaactgatagagacataccccaagcgacttacagctgtaatcgcagcaaaaggtggtgctacaaagtattaacttaagggggctgaataattttgcacgcccaatttttcagtttttgatttgttaaaaaagtttgaaatatccaataaatgtcgttccacttcatgattgtgtcccacttgttgttgattcttcacaagaaaatacagttttatatctttatgtttgaagcctgaaatgtggcaaaaggtcgcaaagttcaagggggccgaatactttcgcaaggcactgtaaatgtatgCAGTTCAATCCTTGActaataatgttctgtattatgtcatgtttcatgtggacaccaggaagagtagctgatgcttttgcagcagctaatgtggatcctaataaataccgaATCTCCGACACTGCTGTCTCTAAGACATCATGGGGTGTTTGTCAGCTGTGTTATTAGCGATCAACAACACCCGCGTCGGGATTTGAGTTGATGTACTATCACCTCCCCCACTTAAGAAATGGCTTTAATGACACCCAatgctctccctcctcctgacaGATTTATCAGGACTCCTTTGAGCAGCGCTTTTTGGAGGAGACTAATCGTCTGTATGCCGCTGAGGGACAGAGGCTGatgcaggagagagaggtgattTATCCCCCTGGGCAGTGCAACACCACTGACTGTCTACTCCAGACCTCAGAGCCCTATGTCATCATAAATTAGAATATTCTGAGTCTGACTGGAGGCCACATTTtaatagcctggttccagatctgtttgtgctgtatagcgAAACATGACATTGTACTGCCAAAACTTGACAATGATCATAGAAATTGGCAAGGTCTGTTCTTGCTCTTTTGCTAACTCCAATGATCGTCATGTTTGACAGTAAAATGTATTGtttggctatacagcacaaaccGATCTGGGACATGGCTAGCATTTAGAGTCTTGAGTCATCTTACAGTTACTTCTGGTAAAGAAAATATGTGATATGTGGAGTGGTTTTACATGGCACTAGATGTTTGTCTGACCCTGTAAGGATAGGTTGCTTTTGACTTCGTATCCCAAATGATTTAGCAGCTACTTGATGGTTTAATCTGATCACTTCTTGAATATCTCGTCAGGTCCCAGATTATCTCCATCACGTCAACAAACGCTTAGAGGAGGAAGCAGACAGAGTCATCACATATCTAGACCAGAGCACACAGTGAGTATTCTTTGTTAGAATACAAGGGGTTCGTCTTCCAAGAGTCCATCAGTATTGGTGTCATCTGTTTTCAGTTCCACATTTGACGTAATTAATTTTTGatttgctgctgccttggcaccGGTCTCAACGGGATCTACCTGTCTAAATATAAAGGATGAAAAAAGAGAGATTTGACTCCTCATTTCCTCCCTCTCCCGCATTCTTTTTTCAGAAAACCTCTCATTGCCACTGTGGAAAAGCAACTACTGGGTGAACATCTCACTGCAACACTGCAGAAAGGTATATATCAGAGACTACAGACTTACCACACTGGGGCATTTGTTTGCTTACAATGGATGACATTTTAACGGAGTAAAAAAAATAACGATGCTATTGTCATATCACTTATCACATGATGAGAACatcaaatgtaaaaataaataaaatatatggaCTGTTTTTTGTTTAGTTACATGAACTAAATTGTCACTAAATACCTTAAACTAAACTACTATTTTCCATCTCTAGGCTTGAATCACCTGCTAGATGAGAACAGAATCCAGGACTTGTGTCTTCTCTATCAGCTCTTCAGTCGGGTGAGAGGGGGCGTGCTAGTCCTCCTACAACACTGGATCGAGTACATCAAGGTATGCTTGAAAACATCAGTAGTCCGAATCTGTAATTTACTCTTACTAATTCACTTTTTGAAGGTGTGGGGATACTTCCTTCCAAGTACAAAACAGCTGGAGATTTGGATCATTCATTTGTATAGTATATAACCTAAAGCAACCCTTGACACCTCTACCAACATCACACAGGCCTTTGGAAGTACGATGGTCATTAACCCTGAGAAGGACAAGACCATGGTACAGGAGCTGCTGGACTTCAAGGACAAGGTGGACCACATCATCCACGTCTGTTTCATGAAGAATGAGAAGTTTGTCAATGCCATGAAGGAAGCCTTCGAGACCTTCATCAACAAGAGGACAAACAAACCTGCTGAGCTCATTGGTTGGTATCTCATGATGATCGCTATGGGAAACATGATAACGATAGCACTACAACGAGTGAACTGACTGAAAGAGAACTAATCT includes the following:
- the LOC110488965 gene encoding cullin-4B isoform X2, with protein sequence MESLVEGLPSPNPPPPTQEARPAASDVNNDSSITPSKKRKINSSEREDIDSISSSPKTTNYSSSSCTSTSQHIQKKLRFEDSVDFIGLDVKMAEESSASCSSNKMKTVFLAGGVGHHANGLTKTAGSTTFSNSKPGAAKKLVIKNFKEKPKLPENYTHETWQKLKEAVEAIQNSISIKYNLEELYQAVENLCSHKISAKLYKQLQVVCEDHIKAQIDQFREDALDSTLFLKKIDKCWQDHCRQMIMIRSIFLFLDRTYVLQNSMLPSVWDMGLELFRFYIISDMKVQSKTIDGILLLIERERSGETVDRSLLRSLLSMLSDLQIYQDSFEQRFLEETNRLYAAEGQRLMQEREVPDYLHHVNKRLEEEADRVITYLDQSTQKPLIATVEKQLLGEHLTATLQKGLNHLLDENRIQDLCLLYQLFSRVRGGVLVLLQHWIEYIKAFGSTMVINPEKDKTMVQELLDFKDKVDHIIHVCFMKNEKFVNAMKEAFETFINKRTNKPAELIAKHVDWKLRAGNKEATDEELEKMLDKIMIIFRFIYGKDVFEAFYKKDLAKRLLVGKSASVDAEKSMLSKLKHECGAAFTSKLEGMFKDMELSKDIMVQFKQCQNLPGNIELTVNILTMGYWPTYVPMEVHLLPEMVRLQEIFKTFYLGKHSGRKLQWQSTLGHCVLKAEFKEGKKELQVSLFQTLVLLMFNEGEEFTLEEIKLATGIEDGELRRTLQSLACGKARVIHKVPKSKDVEDGDKFSCNDDFKHKLFRIKINQIQMKETVEEQASTTERVYQDRQYQIDAAIVRIMKMRKTLSHNLLVSEVYNQLKFPVKPADLKKRIESLIDRDYMERDKENPNQYNYVA
- the LOC110488965 gene encoding cullin-4B isoform X1 is translated as MISRLAIAIRICIHFFMFPIGLPSPNPPPPTQEARPAASDVNNDSSITPSKKRKINSSEREDIDSISSSPKTTNYSSSSCTSTSQHIQKKLRFEDSVDFIGLDVKMAEESSASCSSNKMKTVFLAGGVGHHANGLTKTAGSTTFSNSKPGAAKKLVIKNFKEKPKLPENYTHETWQKLKEAVEAIQNSISIKYNLEELYQAVENLCSHKISAKLYKQLQVVCEDHIKAQIDQFREDALDSTLFLKKIDKCWQDHCRQMIMIRSIFLFLDRTYVLQNSMLPSVWDMGLELFRFYIISDMKVQSKTIDGILLLIERERSGETVDRSLLRSLLSMLSDLQIYQDSFEQRFLEETNRLYAAEGQRLMQEREVPDYLHHVNKRLEEEADRVITYLDQSTQKPLIATVEKQLLGEHLTATLQKGLNHLLDENRIQDLCLLYQLFSRVRGGVLVLLQHWIEYIKAFGSTMVINPEKDKTMVQELLDFKDKVDHIIHVCFMKNEKFVNAMKEAFETFINKRTNKPAELIAKHVDWKLRAGNKEATDEELEKMLDKIMIIFRFIYGKDVFEAFYKKDLAKRLLVGKSASVDAEKSMLSKLKHECGAAFTSKLEGMFKDMELSKDIMVQFKQCQNLPGNIELTVNILTMGYWPTYVPMEVHLLPEMVRLQEIFKTFYLGKHSGRKLQWQSTLGHCVLKAEFKEGKKELQVSLFQTLVLLMFNEGEEFTLEEIKLATGIEDGELRRTLQSLACGKARVIHKVPKSKDVEDGDKFSCNDDFKHKLFRIKINQIQMKETVEEQASTTERVYQDRQYQIDAAIVRIMKMRKTLSHNLLVSEVYNQLKFPVKPADLKKRIESLIDRDYMERDKENPNQYNYVA